One stretch of Candidatus Nitrosotenuis cloacae DNA includes these proteins:
- a CDS encoding inorganic diphosphatase: MSKNFWHDIETGSDIPEIINVVVEIPKGSQNKYEYDKKHNMIKLDRVLFSPFHYPGDYGIIPQTLSDDGDPLDALVLVTNPTFPGILIECRPIGVLRLKDQGQSDDKIICVSINDPRYLSTKDVTDIEAHHLKEMAHFFQVYKDLEDKKVEVLGWDSAETAKTIIIDAVKNYKKILSKY, encoded by the coding sequence ATGAGCAAGAACTTTTGGCATGACATCGAGACGGGCTCTGATATTCCCGAAATCATAAACGTAGTAGTAGAGATTCCAAAGGGCTCACAAAACAAGTACGAATATGACAAAAAGCACAACATGATAAAGCTGGACCGAGTGCTTTTCTCACCATTCCACTATCCTGGTGATTATGGAATAATCCCCCAAACTCTCTCTGATGACGGGGATCCACTCGATGCGTTGGTCCTAGTGACAAATCCAACATTCCCTGGAATACTGATCGAGTGCAGGCCTATTGGCGTGCTTAGGCTCAAAGACCAGGGACAATCGGATGATAAGATAATCTGCGTATCAATAAACGATCCAAGGTATCTTAGCACAAAGGACGTCACAGACATTGAGGCACACCACCTAAAGGAGATGGCTCATTTTTTCCAAGTGTACAAGGACTTGGAGGACAAAAAAGTCGAGGTCTTGGGATGGGATTCTGCAGAGACTGCCAAGACCATCATAATTGATGCCGTAAAGAACTATAAAAAAATCCTAAGCAAGTATTGA
- a CDS encoding M48 family metallopeptidase, protein MILDDDLRLSILEKSGIFSNRLSISEPKVLMSSKEVLEMPKEITVGRRTTAYKYYGVSYMQHNLIFINVKKIPDEKALDDTIAHELVHLRFPYLSHGRRFNKLVRQVLKGKTFPPYQKRKR, encoded by the coding sequence ATGATCTTAGATGATGACCTGCGTCTTAGCATTCTGGAAAAGTCAGGCATTTTCTCAAATCGACTATCAATATCAGAACCAAAGGTACTGATGAGCTCAAAAGAGGTCCTAGAGATGCCAAAGGAAATAACCGTCGGACGCAGAACCACGGCCTACAAGTATTATGGAGTATCATACATGCAGCACAATCTGATCTTTATCAATGTCAAAAAAATCCCAGACGAAAAGGCACTGGATGATACCATAGCGCATGAGCTGGTACACCTGAGATTTCCATATCTTTCACATGGGCGAAGATTCAACAAACTGGTGCGCCAAGTCCTCAAGGGCAAAACATTTCCGCCATACCAAAAAAGAAAACGCTAG